Proteins from one Planctomyces sp. SH-PL62 genomic window:
- a CDS encoding ankyrin repeat domain-containing protein has product MLIELTKLAKQGDEVGVRRLLEQGVPAEGVDRDRLQWSLQIAAGRGHLEIVKLLLAAGADVDHADRDGFTPTTSAARAGKWRVVKLLAEQGADFSILDGYGRSGLDYLQRCRGKRNRAEIEAVLAARGSGPIQHSPASE; this is encoded by the coding sequence ATGTTGATCGAGCTTACGAAGCTGGCGAAGCAGGGGGACGAGGTCGGCGTCCGCCGCCTCCTCGAACAGGGCGTCCCGGCGGAGGGGGTCGACCGCGACCGACTCCAGTGGTCGCTCCAGATCGCCGCCGGGCGCGGACACCTCGAAATCGTGAAATTGCTGCTGGCCGCGGGGGCGGACGTCGACCATGCCGATCGCGACGGCTTCACGCCGACGACCTCGGCCGCCCGCGCCGGGAAATGGCGGGTCGTCAAGCTCCTGGCGGAACAGGGCGCCGACTTCAGCATCCTCGACGGGTACGGCCGATCCGGCCTCGACTACCTGCAACGCTGTCGCGGCAAGCGGAACCGGGCCGAGATCGAGGCCGTGCTGGCCGCGCGCGGATCCGGCCCGATCCAACACTCGCCCGCTTCGGAGTGA
- a CDS encoding alpha/beta fold hydrolase: MSDLEQRLRHTAQEVGGVRLHVVEAGSTDGPPVVLLHGFPEFWYGWRRQIGPIADAGFRVIVPDQRGYNTSEKPRPRSAYNLDLLARDVVGLLDSFGLERASLVGHDWGGVVAWWVAARHPERVRKLAILNAPHPIAFRRFIKKSPRQVLKSWYAFFFQVPRLPESLFGLRDWALLKRALRRTSRPGAFTDADLGEYARAWSQPGAMSAMINWYRAPPPDTSQDAEARIAAPTLIVWGARDHALDRRLAEESLARCDQGRLEFLEEATHWVQHEEPERVNRLLLDFLRSETG, translated from the coding sequence ATGAGCGACCTCGAACAGCGGCTCAGGCACACGGCGCAAGAGGTGGGCGGCGTCCGCCTGCACGTCGTCGAGGCGGGATCGACGGACGGCCCGCCCGTCGTCCTGCTGCACGGTTTCCCGGAGTTCTGGTACGGCTGGAGGCGGCAGATCGGCCCGATCGCCGATGCCGGCTTTCGAGTGATCGTCCCCGACCAGCGTGGCTACAACACGAGCGAGAAGCCGCGCCCGCGCTCGGCTTACAACCTCGACCTGCTGGCCCGCGACGTCGTCGGGTTGCTGGATTCGTTCGGCCTTGAGCGGGCTTCGCTCGTGGGCCATGACTGGGGAGGGGTCGTCGCCTGGTGGGTGGCCGCCCGGCATCCCGAGCGCGTCCGAAAACTGGCGATCCTCAACGCCCCGCATCCCATCGCGTTCCGACGATTCATCAAGAAGTCGCCACGGCAGGTACTCAAAAGCTGGTACGCGTTCTTCTTCCAGGTCCCGCGCCTGCCTGAGTCGCTGTTCGGGCTGAGGGACTGGGCGCTGCTGAAACGCGCGCTTCGCCGGACCAGCCGCCCCGGCGCGTTCACCGACGCCGACCTCGGCGAGTACGCCAGGGCGTGGTCGCAGCCCGGGGCCATGTCCGCCATGATCAACTGGTATCGGGCCCCGCCGCCCGACACTTCCCAGGACGCCGAAGCCCGCATCGCCGCGCCGACGCTGATCGTCTGGGGTGCCAGGGACCATGCCCTCGACCGCCGCCTGGCGGAGGAAAGCCTCGCCCGATGCGACCAGGGGCGCCTGGAATTCCTCGAGGAGGCGACGCACTGGGTGCAGCACGAGGAACCGGAACGCGTGAACCGACTGCTGCTGGACTTCCTCCGCAGCGAGACCGGTTGA
- a CDS encoding DnaJ domain-containing protein, with protein MLLMAEEQDERVIWVVVELHRPKGRIRSRIVLHLGEYRNRDEAEAAFLERLQTNPALRAVAERWAAHAEDVLSDRKARARFLLCGALTGGIAAYADEMLRRRDREAEQARMRARAALWSPGGPSAAFSTLGLFSAASLDEIKAAYRRKAVQLHPDRGGDHAAMVQLNAAYEAAVEYAAWRG; from the coding sequence ATGTTGCTGATGGCGGAGGAGCAGGACGAGCGGGTCATCTGGGTGGTGGTGGAGCTGCACCGGCCCAAGGGGCGGATCCGAAGCCGGATCGTCTTGCACCTCGGCGAGTATCGGAACCGGGACGAGGCCGAGGCCGCCTTCCTGGAGCGGCTCCAGACCAACCCGGCGCTGCGCGCGGTCGCGGAGCGGTGGGCGGCGCATGCGGAGGACGTGCTCTCTGATCGCAAGGCCAGGGCCCGGTTCCTGCTCTGCGGGGCCCTGACCGGCGGGATCGCAGCGTACGCCGACGAGATGCTCCGCCGTCGCGACCGCGAGGCGGAGCAGGCGCGGATGCGGGCCCGCGCGGCGCTCTGGTCGCCGGGGGGCCCGTCCGCCGCGTTCAGCACGCTCGGCCTCTTCAGCGCCGCGTCGCTCGACGAGATCAAGGCCGCGTATCGTCGGAAGGCCGTCCAGCTCCATCCCGACCGGGGAGGCGACCACGCGGCGATGGTCCAGCTCAACGCCGCCTACGAAGCGGCCGTCGAGTACGCCGCCTGGCGCGGCTGA
- a CDS encoding alpha/beta fold hydrolase, with amino-acid sequence MPFMPFNILWIWFRGLLSIAILGGGLYLLSRWYDDSRVVERVSVPATAAGPDDVRRDPEGKPIATETPAPAVRVFRFEPGWNRPTYELAGALALLAWASLGRWIGSGVRSLTLRTGEAPSAAPEAAPARRAGDDRADAPPEPDVDPYGDRHGEVHKVRRPDGSELRIECYGPPDAPPIVWSHGWGADSTEWFYQKRFLADRFRLIVWDIPGMGLSKKPDDDDFSLENLAGALKDVIAFAGERPVLLAGHSIGGMITLTLAREHPELLGTRVAGLALVHTTYTNPVRTTRMAAFYTSIEKPVIVPLLYLTIGLWPLAWAMMWLSYLNGSAHRSTHKSSFSGNETRGQLDFISRFVPMCRPDVLARGMLGMLAYDATEALPRIPVPTLVVVGDKDTTTPPECGDFIAEHVPSAELVKLAPAKHMGLFEHHGPFNRAIARFASRCQAGERVV; translated from the coding sequence ATGCCGTTCATGCCGTTCAACATCCTCTGGATCTGGTTTCGCGGGCTTCTTTCGATCGCCATCCTGGGCGGGGGACTCTATCTGCTCTCTCGCTGGTACGACGATTCCCGGGTGGTCGAGCGCGTCTCGGTCCCCGCGACGGCCGCCGGGCCGGACGACGTGCGTCGCGATCCTGAAGGGAAGCCCATCGCGACGGAAACCCCCGCCCCGGCCGTTCGGGTCTTCCGGTTCGAGCCGGGATGGAATCGGCCCACGTACGAGCTGGCCGGGGCGCTGGCTTTGCTGGCCTGGGCCTCCCTGGGGCGTTGGATCGGGAGCGGCGTCCGGTCGCTCACTTTGAGGACTGGAGAGGCCCCTTCCGCCGCGCCGGAGGCGGCGCCGGCCCGGCGCGCCGGGGACGACCGCGCCGACGCCCCGCCCGAGCCCGACGTCGACCCGTACGGCGATCGGCACGGCGAGGTCCACAAGGTTCGCCGACCGGACGGGAGCGAGCTTCGCATCGAGTGCTACGGCCCGCCGGACGCCCCGCCGATCGTCTGGTCGCACGGTTGGGGCGCCGACTCCACGGAGTGGTTCTACCAGAAGCGCTTCCTGGCCGATCGGTTCCGGCTCATCGTCTGGGACATCCCCGGGATGGGCCTGTCCAAAAAGCCGGACGACGACGACTTCAGCCTGGAGAACTTGGCGGGCGCCCTGAAGGACGTGATCGCCTTCGCCGGCGAGCGTCCCGTGCTGCTCGCCGGCCATAGCATCGGCGGGATGATCACGCTGACGCTCGCCAGGGAGCATCCCGAGCTGCTGGGGACGCGGGTCGCCGGCCTGGCGCTCGTGCACACGACCTACACCAACCCGGTCCGCACCACGCGGATGGCGGCCTTCTACACGTCGATCGAGAAGCCGGTGATCGTCCCCCTGCTCTACCTGACCATCGGCCTCTGGCCGCTCGCCTGGGCGATGATGTGGCTGAGCTACCTCAACGGCTCCGCCCACCGATCCACCCACAAGTCCTCGTTCTCCGGGAACGAGACCCGCGGCCAGCTCGACTTCATCTCCCGGTTCGTGCCCATGTGTCGACCCGACGTGCTCGCCCGCGGCATGCTCGGGATGCTCGCCTACGACGCGACCGAGGCCCTCCCCAGGATCCCCGTGCCGACGCTGGTGGTGGTCGGCGACAAGGACACGACGACCCCGCCGGAGTGCGGCGACTTCATCGCCGAACACGTCCCCTCCGCCGAGCTGGTCAAGCTCGCGCCGGCCAAACACATGGGCCTGTTCGAGCACCACGGCCCCTTCAACCGAGCGATCGCCCGATTCGCCTCCCGGTGCCAGGCCGGCGAGCGGGTCGTGTGA
- a CDS encoding leucine-rich repeat domain-containing protein yields MIIRSSLPTAGVHSFSVRLAIVLASTLLVYQSALAQSRDEIDLVQRIEKAGGTILRSEIKPGNPIISVDLRYTDAVDADVKGISSLPELILLILAGTKVTDQVVNEILRCEKLETVDLGGCSVSQRAVVRLAAMKNLRDLMLEGVDIDDDGARSIAAAKQMTSLLLSRTKIGDDGLDHLTSLPNLDSLNVAGTRISNEGIKKLSKCRMLNYLDVSGTPISNVAVESLKECRRLTTLYLDGTRIDDQGIRFVQDMKSLKVLGVKNTDVTDKAISELRILLPQLRIER; encoded by the coding sequence ATGATCATTCGAAGTTCGCTCCCGACAGCCGGCGTTCATTCCTTTTCTGTTCGCCTTGCGATCGTCCTTGCGTCGACTTTGCTGGTATATCAATCGGCGCTTGCGCAATCGAGGGATGAAATCGACCTGGTTCAACGTATTGAGAAGGCCGGCGGCACCATATTGCGCTCGGAGATAAAGCCGGGGAACCCGATCATCTCGGTGGATCTGAGATACACCGACGCCGTCGACGCCGATGTCAAGGGTATCTCGTCGCTGCCGGAATTGATATTACTCATCCTGGCCGGCACGAAGGTGACCGATCAGGTCGTGAACGAAATTCTGAGGTGCGAAAAGCTCGAGACCGTCGATCTGGGCGGATGCTCTGTCTCTCAACGAGCCGTCGTTCGATTGGCCGCCATGAAAAATTTGAGGGATCTCATGTTGGAGGGCGTCGACATCGACGATGATGGAGCGCGAAGCATTGCCGCTGCCAAGCAGATGACCTCATTGCTCCTGAGTCGAACCAAAATTGGCGACGATGGCTTGGATCATCTCACCTCGCTGCCGAACTTGGACAGCTTGAACGTCGCCGGCACGCGGATTTCCAATGAAGGCATCAAGAAGCTTTCGAAGTGCCGCATGCTGAACTACCTTGACGTCAGCGGCACTCCGATCAGCAACGTTGCTGTTGAATCGCTCAAGGAGTGCCGCCGTCTCACGACTTTGTATCTGGATGGAACTCGCATCGATGACCAGGGAATACGATTCGTGCAAGACATGAAGTCGCTCAAGGTGCTTGGCGTCAAGAATACGGACGTGACGGACAAGGCGATTTCAGAATTGAGAATACTTTTGCCGCAACTGCGAATTGAACGTTAG
- a CDS encoding response regulator, translated as MMIDTETSATRPCSVPSTCVESRTPRLLVVDDSEFERRCIARLLRGFEGLDVAFATGAVAALEAIEGDPPDLVLTDLVMPDMDGLELVRRVRESNPGLPMILMTAFGGEDAAVEALRAGAADYLPKSRLEKDLATTLRRALDVFAFDSRRHRLMQRLRSRTSTFELDNDPEQIGMLAHVLVEDVGALGYLDRSARIRLRVALQEALVNALYHGNLEVDSELRQEDEAIFHSLAAVRRGQEPYRSRRLLVRIVLDRRAAVFEIADEGPGFDTSRADRQIEIEDLNRIGGRGLLLMRTFMDQVTHNARGNVVTMTMRFAAGRSER; from the coding sequence ATGATGATCGACACCGAGACCAGTGCGACGCGGCCTTGTTCGGTCCCGTCGACCTGCGTGGAATCGAGGACGCCGAGGCTCCTGGTCGTGGACGACTCGGAGTTCGAGCGGCGCTGCATCGCGCGGCTGCTCCGGGGCTTCGAGGGCCTGGACGTCGCCTTCGCGACGGGGGCCGTCGCCGCGCTGGAGGCCATCGAGGGCGACCCGCCGGACCTCGTCTTGACCGACCTGGTCATGCCCGACATGGACGGCCTGGAGCTGGTGCGTCGGGTGCGCGAGTCGAACCCCGGGCTGCCGATGATCCTGATGACGGCGTTCGGCGGCGAGGACGCGGCCGTCGAGGCGCTCCGCGCCGGCGCGGCCGACTACCTCCCCAAGTCCCGGCTGGAGAAGGATCTGGCGACGACCCTGCGGCGCGCGCTGGACGTCTTCGCCTTCGACTCCCGCCGCCATCGCCTGATGCAGCGGCTGCGGAGCCGGACTTCGACGTTCGAGCTGGACAACGACCCCGAACAGATCGGGATGCTGGCCCACGTGCTCGTCGAAGACGTCGGCGCGCTCGGGTACCTGGACCGCTCGGCGCGGATCCGGCTGCGGGTCGCGCTCCAGGAGGCGCTGGTCAACGCCCTCTATCACGGCAATCTCGAGGTGGACTCGGAGCTGCGGCAGGAGGACGAAGCGATCTTCCACTCCCTGGCCGCCGTCCGTCGCGGCCAGGAGCCCTACCGGTCGCGCCGGCTGCTCGTGCGGATCGTGCTCGACCGTCGCGCGGCCGTCTTCGAGATCGCCGACGAAGGGCCCGGTTTCGACACCAGCCGAGCCGACCGCCAGATCGAGATCGAGGACCTGAATCGCATCGGCGGCCGGGGGCTGCTCCTGATGCGGACCTTCATGGACCAGGTGACGCACAACGCGCGGGGCAACGTCGTCACCATGACGATGCGGTTCGCCGCGGGCCGATCCGAGAGGTAA
- a CDS encoding FG-GAP repeat domain-containing protein has protein sequence MMSVRNWAAILGASALLSTWADASEPGKAAPISWKKTTIEGKFRSEGVATADVNKDGKLDILIGDSWYEAPSWTKDDIRQPGDLGDGLHSYSECMTCWADDVNKDGWPDQIVIGFPGKAAAWYENPRGVHGFWERHEISPSACNETPLYTDLFGDGRRVLVMGWQPEGKEDAGRMAWFAPGADPKQPWEKHEISQGEGVPGTQRFAHGLGVGDLNGDGRKDVICTGGWWEQPEPGSNGPWAFHPAQLGDAVADMIAYDVNGDGKADVVASSAHRYGIWWFEQGEVKDGSPTFTRHDLFPDLVSETHALIAADIDGDGLKDLVTGKRFWSHGKSEPGSDKPAHLYWFRASKGPDGKIAFEPKEIDDQSGIGTQFEVLDFNGDGLLDIVTANKKGVFLLEQVRDKE, from the coding sequence ATGATGAGCGTGCGCAACTGGGCTGCGATCCTGGGGGCCTCGGCCCTTTTGTCGACCTGGGCCGACGCCTCGGAGCCGGGGAAGGCCGCCCCGATCTCGTGGAAGAAGACGACGATCGAGGGCAAGTTCCGCTCGGAGGGGGTCGCCACGGCCGACGTGAACAAGGACGGCAAGCTCGACATCCTCATCGGCGACTCGTGGTACGAGGCGCCCTCCTGGACCAAGGACGACATCCGCCAGCCCGGCGACCTCGGCGACGGCCTGCACTCCTACAGCGAGTGCATGACCTGCTGGGCCGACGACGTGAACAAGGACGGCTGGCCCGACCAGATCGTGATCGGCTTCCCCGGCAAGGCCGCCGCCTGGTATGAGAACCCCAGGGGGGTCCACGGCTTCTGGGAGCGCCACGAGATCTCGCCGAGCGCCTGCAACGAGACGCCCCTCTACACCGACCTGTTCGGCGACGGCCGCCGCGTGCTGGTCATGGGCTGGCAGCCCGAGGGCAAGGAAGACGCCGGCCGGATGGCCTGGTTCGCCCCGGGCGCCGACCCGAAGCAGCCCTGGGAGAAGCACGAGATCAGCCAGGGCGAAGGCGTCCCCGGCACCCAGCGGTTCGCCCACGGGCTCGGCGTCGGCGACCTGAACGGCGACGGCCGCAAGGACGTGATCTGCACCGGCGGCTGGTGGGAACAGCCCGAGCCGGGATCGAATGGCCCCTGGGCCTTCCACCCCGCGCAGCTCGGCGACGCCGTGGCCGACATGATCGCCTATGACGTCAACGGCGACGGCAAGGCCGACGTCGTCGCCAGCTCCGCGCACAGGTACGGCATCTGGTGGTTCGAGCAGGGCGAGGTCAAGGACGGCTCGCCCACGTTCACCCGCCACGACCTGTTCCCCGACCTCGTCTCCGAGACCCACGCCCTGATCGCCGCCGACATCGACGGCGACGGCCTGAAGGACCTGGTCACCGGCAAGCGGTTCTGGTCCCACGGCAAGAGCGAGCCCGGCTCCGACAAGCCCGCCCACCTCTACTGGTTCCGCGCCTCGAAGGGGCCGGACGGGAAGATCGCCTTCGAGCCCAAGGAGATCGACGACCAGAGCGGCATCGGCACCCAGTTCGAAGTCCTCGACTTCAACGGCGACGGCCTCCTCGACATCGTCACCGCCAACAAGAAGGGCGTGTTCCTCCTCGAACAGGTCCGCGACAAGGAGTAA
- a CDS encoding FdhF/YdeP family oxidoreductase, with product MAVDETKPRDAIEETEETSARGPIELAKVDVRPYHHAAAGVGAIVHSTAMALPQLGVIRSVAMSLKINQVEGFDCPSCAWSEAGADRRETFEFCENGVKAVAAEATRRRVTPDFFRKHSVEELRARNDHWLEDQGRLTHPMHLAPGADHYAPISWEDAFALIGRELKALGSPDDAVFYTSGRTSNEAAFLYQLFVRRFGTNNLPDCSNMCHESTSFGLQEQLGVAKGMVTLDDFELADAIFMIGHNPGTNHPRMLTTLANAAKRGCRIVAVNPLRERGLERFAHPQHPMDMLHGGTPIAEMYLSVRVGGDIALLKGIMKEVVEAERRNPGQVLDLPFIRDHASGFDEFLADLHATPWDAILASCGVDRESIRKAAEIYITSDRVIACWGMGVTQHRHGVANVQSIANLLLLRGNIGRPGAGACPIRGHSNVQGDRTMGIFERPAAGFLDRLGQNFGFEPPREHGYSVTQAIRAMHEGKVGVFFAMGGNFPVASPDTAYTAEALSRCRLTAYVATKLNRGHLTTGRESLILPCLGRTELDEQAAGRQFVTVEDSMSVVHASHGGLTPGSPMLRSEPWIVAKLAQSVLGKSDPVDWDALVADYDRIRDLIEKTIPGFHDFNARVRRPGGFTLINPAAERRFVTTTGKARFMTQPIPADERTPGRLLLATIRSHDQFNTTIYGFDDRYRGVYNARRVVFLNALDVARLGLVDRQVVDLIGEYQGQTRLAPRFAVVVHDIPEGCAAAYYPETNPLIAVDDVDPHSLTPSSKSVVIRVVPTTHPAEA from the coding sequence ATGGCGGTTGACGAGACGAAGCCGAGGGATGCGATCGAGGAAACCGAGGAAACGTCCGCCCGGGGGCCCATCGAGCTGGCGAAGGTGGACGTCCGGCCCTATCACCACGCGGCGGCGGGCGTCGGGGCGATCGTCCACTCGACGGCGATGGCGCTGCCGCAACTGGGGGTGATCCGGTCGGTGGCGATGTCCCTGAAGATCAACCAGGTCGAGGGCTTCGACTGCCCGAGCTGCGCCTGGAGCGAGGCCGGCGCGGACCGCCGCGAGACCTTCGAGTTCTGCGAGAACGGGGTCAAGGCGGTCGCCGCCGAGGCCACCCGTCGCCGCGTCACGCCCGACTTCTTCCGCAAGCATTCCGTCGAGGAGCTTCGCGCCCGGAACGACCACTGGCTGGAGGACCAGGGGAGGCTGACGCACCCGATGCACCTGGCCCCCGGCGCCGATCACTACGCGCCGATTTCCTGGGAAGACGCCTTCGCCCTGATCGGCCGCGAACTGAAGGCGCTGGGCTCGCCCGACGACGCGGTCTTCTACACCTCGGGGAGGACCAGCAACGAGGCCGCCTTCCTGTACCAGCTCTTCGTCCGCCGGTTCGGCACCAACAACCTCCCCGACTGCTCGAACATGTGCCACGAGTCGACGAGCTTCGGCCTCCAGGAGCAGCTCGGCGTCGCCAAGGGGATGGTGACGCTCGACGACTTCGAGCTGGCCGACGCCATCTTCATGATCGGCCACAACCCGGGGACGAACCACCCCCGGATGCTGACGACCCTGGCGAACGCCGCCAAACGAGGCTGCCGGATCGTGGCCGTCAACCCGCTCCGCGAGCGCGGGCTGGAGCGGTTCGCGCACCCGCAGCACCCGATGGACATGCTCCACGGCGGCACGCCGATCGCCGAGATGTACCTGAGCGTCCGCGTCGGCGGCGACATCGCGCTCCTGAAGGGGATCATGAAGGAGGTCGTCGAGGCCGAGCGTCGGAACCCCGGCCAGGTGCTCGACCTGCCGTTCATCCGGGACCACGCGTCGGGCTTCGACGAGTTCCTGGCCGACCTCCACGCGACCCCCTGGGACGCGATCCTCGCCTCCTGCGGCGTCGACCGCGAGTCGATCCGCAAGGCGGCCGAGATCTACATCACGTCCGACCGCGTCATCGCCTGCTGGGGGATGGGGGTGACGCAGCACCGTCACGGCGTGGCGAACGTCCAGTCGATCGCGAACCTGCTGCTCCTCCGGGGCAACATCGGCCGCCCCGGCGCGGGGGCCTGCCCGATCCGGGGGCACAGCAACGTCCAGGGCGACCGGACGATGGGGATCTTCGAACGCCCCGCCGCCGGGTTCCTGGACCGCCTGGGCCAGAACTTCGGCTTCGAGCCCCCGCGCGAGCACGGCTACAGCGTAACCCAGGCGATCCGGGCGATGCACGAGGGCAAGGTGGGCGTCTTCTTCGCGATGGGGGGCAACTTCCCGGTCGCCTCGCCCGACACGGCCTACACCGCCGAGGCCCTCTCCCGGTGCCGGCTGACGGCCTACGTCGCCACCAAGCTGAACCGAGGGCACCTGACCACCGGCCGCGAGTCCCTGATCCTCCCCTGCCTCGGCCGCACCGAGCTGGACGAGCAGGCGGCCGGCCGCCAGTTCGTCACGGTCGAGGACTCGATGAGCGTCGTCCACGCCTCGCACGGGGGCCTGACGCCGGGCTCGCCGATGCTCCGCAGCGAGCCCTGGATCGTCGCGAAGCTGGCCCAATCCGTCCTGGGCAAATCGGACCCCGTCGACTGGGACGCGCTCGTCGCCGACTACGACCGCATCCGCGACCTGATCGAGAAGACGATCCCCGGTTTCCACGACTTCAACGCCCGGGTCCGCCGCCCCGGCGGCTTCACCCTGATCAACCCCGCCGCCGAGCGCCGGTTCGTCACCACGACCGGCAAGGCCCGGTTCATGACCCAGCCGATCCCCGCCGACGAGCGGACCCCCGGCCGGCTGCTGCTGGCGACGATCCGCAGCCACGACCAGTTCAACACCACGATCTACGGCTTCGACGACCGCTACCGGGGCGTCTACAACGCCCGCCGCGTCGTCTTCCTGAACGCCCTCGACGTCGCCCGCCTCGGCCTGGTCGACCGCCAGGTCGTCGACCTGATCGGCGAATACCAGGGCCAGACCCGCCTCGCCCCCCGCTTCGCCGTCGTCGTCCACGACATCCCCGAAGGCTGCGCCGCCGCCTACTACCCCGAGACCAACCCCCTGATCGCCGTCGACGACGTCGACCCCCACAGCCTGACCCCCTCCTCCAAATCCGTCGTCATCCGCGTCGTCCCCACCACCCACCCGGCGGAGGCGTGA
- the fdhD gene encoding formate dehydrogenase accessory sulfurtransferase FdhD, producing MRPAREAARVGVRVDGPEGPCERDDWVAVEEPLEIRASGPGQAPTSVAVTMRTPGRDFELAVGFLRTEGLLGPEDESPPPVEAPSRGCNLVHVALARPFDASSLKRNFFATSSCGICGKAALDQVAVRCAPVSPGPTVGRSALLGLPDALRGSQRAFDRTGGLHAAGLFDASGRLLAAREDVGRHNAVDKLVGRTFLDGELPLSGRILLVSGRTSFEILQKAAVAGLPIVCAVSAPSSLAVSVADRLGITLVGFLRGDRFNVYTHPGRIDSGNGEEIAHGG from the coding sequence ATGCGGCCCGCGCGCGAGGCGGCGCGGGTGGGGGTCCGGGTCGACGGGCCGGAAGGCCCTTGCGAGCGCGACGACTGGGTGGCCGTCGAGGAGCCCCTGGAGATCCGCGCGAGCGGTCCCGGCCAGGCGCCCACGAGCGTGGCGGTGACGATGCGGACGCCCGGCCGCGACTTCGAGCTGGCCGTGGGCTTCCTCCGCACCGAGGGGCTGCTCGGCCCCGAGGACGAATCCCCGCCCCCGGTCGAGGCCCCGTCGCGGGGCTGCAACCTCGTCCACGTCGCCCTGGCGCGGCCGTTCGACGCCTCGTCCCTGAAGCGGAACTTCTTCGCCACGTCGAGCTGCGGGATCTGCGGCAAGGCGGCCCTCGACCAGGTGGCGGTGCGCTGCGCCCCGGTCTCGCCGGGGCCGACGGTGGGGCGATCGGCGCTGCTGGGCCTGCCGGACGCCCTCCGCGGCTCGCAGCGGGCCTTCGACCGGACCGGGGGCCTGCACGCCGCCGGCCTGTTCGACGCCTCCGGGCGGCTGCTGGCGGCCCGCGAGGACGTGGGCCGGCACAACGCCGTCGACAAGCTCGTGGGCCGGACCTTCCTCGACGGCGAACTCCCCCTCTCCGGCCGGATCCTGCTCGTCTCCGGGCGGACCAGCTTCGAAATCTTGCAAAAGGCGGCCGTCGCCGGCCTGCCGATCGTCTGCGCCGTGTCGGCCCCGTCGAGCCTGGCGGTGTCGGTCGCCGACCGGCTGGGGATCACCCTGGTCGGCTTCCTGCGCGGCGATCGCTTCAACGTCTACACCCACCCCGGACGCATCGACTCGGGGAATGGAGAGGAGATCGCTCATGGCGGTTGA